A stretch of the Cytophagales bacterium genome encodes the following:
- a CDS encoding M28 family peptidase, with product MKIINPYCLYNLSGLRYRFRSKKLFLLFAGLYFSFSTFSQLNKDTIAIKYAETIKTDDISEYLHVLAADSLEGRNTGEKGQRMAAYYIAKHFEKNGLIPVVETNPDSGSFLYATKGKSYFQAFELFKKEWGEVYLKIKGKGRGTKSEEEKALFLKDFYCLVSMNVPEETETELVFAGYGIEDKSYSDYQPVNVKNKAVIIFLGEPIDADGRSYITNDNIKSIWSNGSYGEQKKITIAKQKEVKAVFFVYRSNELFEELLNNDKQWVQSPHYSFEEEPDIHKLPVFYIPPNIAAKMFNTTQKELFKVLSRIDKNGKPLSGYFARLNKGNIANKIVYRAEKKESNFITENILGLVEGTDKKDEIIVLSAHYDHLGIKGGKIYNGADDNGSGICAIIEIAQAFMEAKKAGYGPRRSLLFMPTTGEEIGLLGSHYYTENPVFPMENTIANLNIDMIGRLDEKYQDNPDYVYLIGSDRLSTELHQISEEVNKTYSNLHLDYTYNAKDDPNNFYYRSDHYNFAKNGVPVIFYFNGTHEDYHRHTDTIDKILFKKIEKITKLVFFTLWELANREDRIKVDVISNDE from the coding sequence ATGAAAATTATTAATCCTTATTGTTTGTATAATCTTTCAGGTCTGCGTTATCGTTTTCGGAGTAAAAAACTATTTCTACTTTTTGCTGGCTTGTATTTTTCCTTTTCAACTTTTTCCCAGTTAAACAAAGATACAATTGCTATCAAATATGCTGAAACCATAAAGACAGATGATATTTCTGAATATCTGCATGTTCTGGCTGCTGACAGCCTTGAAGGAAGAAACACCGGTGAAAAAGGCCAAAGAATGGCAGCTTACTATATAGCAAAACATTTTGAAAAAAATGGATTAATTCCAGTTGTGGAAACTAATCCGGATTCTGGCAGTTTTCTTTATGCAACAAAAGGAAAAAGTTATTTTCAGGCCTTTGAACTTTTTAAAAAGGAATGGGGAGAAGTTTATCTAAAAATAAAGGGTAAAGGAAGAGGGACAAAGAGCGAGGAGGAAAAAGCACTTTTTTTAAAAGATTTTTATTGTTTGGTAAGTATGAATGTACCTGAAGAAACTGAGACAGAATTGGTATTTGCCGGCTATGGTATTGAAGATAAAAGCTATTCAGATTATCAGCCTGTTAATGTAAAAAATAAAGCTGTAATTATATTTTTAGGCGAACCAATAGATGCTGATGGAAGATCATATATCACAAATGATAATATTAAATCGATCTGGTCAAATGGATCTTATGGTGAGCAAAAAAAAATCACTATAGCTAAACAAAAAGAAGTTAAAGCTGTTTTTTTCGTTTACAGATCAAATGAGCTATTCGAAGAATTGTTAAACAATGATAAGCAGTGGGTACAAAGTCCCCATTATTCTTTTGAAGAAGAACCTGATATACATAAGCTGCCTGTTTTTTATATCCCCCCAAATATTGCCGCAAAAATGTTCAATACAACTCAGAAGGAACTTTTTAAAGTTTTATCCAGAATTGATAAAAATGGCAAGCCATTAAGCGGGTATTTTGCCCGTCTAAATAAGGGAAATATAGCTAACAAAATCGTTTATAGAGCTGAAAAGAAAGAAAGTAATTTTATTACCGAAAATATTTTGGGCTTAGTTGAAGGAACCGATAAAAAGGATGAAATTATCGTTTTAAGCGCTCATTATGACCATTTGGGAATCAAAGGAGGTAAGATATACAATGGCGCAGATGATAACGGGTCAGGAATTTGTGCCATAATTGAGATTGCCCAGGCATTTATGGAAGCCAAAAAAGCGGGATATGGGCCAAGGCGAAGTCTGTTGTTTATGCCAACTACAGGTGAAGAAATAGGCCTGTTAGGGTCTCATTACTATACTGAGAATCCTGTCTTTCCTATGGAAAATACCATTGCAAACCTTAACATTGATATGATCGGAAGATTAGACGAAAAATATCAGGATAATCCGGACTATGTCTATCTGATCGGTTCAGATAGATTATCTACCGAATTACATCAAATAAGTGAAGAGGTAAATAAAACATATAGTAATTTGCATTTAGATTATACCTATAACGCTAAGGATGATCCTAACAATTTTTACTACCGGTCTGATCATTATAATTTTGCAAAAAATGGTGTGCCGGTAATATTTTATTTCAATGGCACCCACGAAGACTACCATCGACATACCGATACGATTGATAAAATATTATTCAAAAAAATTGAGAAAATTACAAAATTAGTCTTCTTTACTTTATGGGAACTGGCGAATAGAGAAGATAGGATCAAAGTGGATGTAATATCCAATGATGAATGA
- a CDS encoding iron-sulfur cluster-binding protein → MQRSTKLNSFLKAAETKAFDQDHRKKINFNIGKYNDAVEVGVHQFSDYELARQRAAWIKAQTINNLDRYLIEFEKKFTKNGGKLIWVQDKQEATKEILAIFEKKSAGLAVKSKSMTTEEIDLNESLEANGIETVETDLGEYIVQLAGQKPYHIVTPAMHFSKKDVSDLFHKKLNIPPTDDARVLTLAARKLLREKYINADIGITGGNFLIADIGGVAITENEGNARLSTTFPKTHIAVVGIEKMIPSISDLALFWPLLAASGTGQWLTVYNTIFTGARQNDEHDGPEEMYVILLDNGRTKLLAKSDKRQALSCIRCGACLNVCPVYKNIGGHTYATTYSGPIGSVITPHFEGFEKFKHLSYASSLCGACSTVCPVKIDIHNLLLLNRKESVKEGSSSKYEKFGYFFWKKGVKNRKLMNFAGTGIKDRIFGALFKKNWGKRRSMPVFPKKSFNQLWKSKH, encoded by the coding sequence ATGCAACGAAGTACTAAGTTAAATTCATTCCTAAAAGCCGCTGAAACTAAAGCCTTCGATCAAGATCACCGTAAAAAGATCAATTTCAATATAGGTAAATATAATGATGCTGTTGAAGTGGGTGTGCATCAGTTTTCTGACTATGAACTGGCCAGGCAAAGGGCTGCCTGGATAAAAGCTCAAACCATCAATAATTTAGATCGCTATCTTATTGAATTTGAAAAAAAGTTTACAAAAAATGGGGGTAAACTTATTTGGGTGCAGGATAAGCAGGAAGCAACCAAAGAAATACTGGCTATTTTCGAAAAAAAAAGTGCGGGTTTAGCGGTCAAATCAAAATCTATGACCACTGAAGAGATTGACCTCAATGAATCGTTGGAAGCGAACGGTATTGAAACTGTTGAAACAGACCTGGGAGAATATATTGTACAGTTGGCAGGACAGAAACCCTACCATATAGTCACCCCGGCAATGCACTTCTCTAAAAAAGATGTCTCCGATTTGTTTCATAAAAAACTTAATATTCCTCCTACAGATGATGCACGTGTGCTGACACTTGCAGCCCGAAAGCTATTACGTGAAAAATATATAAATGCTGATATTGGTATTACCGGTGGGAATTTTCTCATAGCTGATATAGGAGGTGTAGCCATTACCGAAAATGAAGGTAATGCAAGATTGTCAACTACATTTCCAAAAACACATATAGCTGTGGTGGGCATCGAAAAAATGATTCCATCTATCTCTGATCTCGCTCTGTTTTGGCCGCTCCTGGCAGCCAGCGGGACGGGTCAGTGGCTAACGGTTTATAACACTATATTTACAGGCGCAAGACAAAACGATGAGCATGACGGCCCCGAAGAAATGTATGTGATCTTATTAGATAACGGCCGGACAAAACTATTAGCTAAAAGTGATAAAAGACAGGCATTATCTTGTATCCGTTGCGGAGCTTGCCTCAATGTATGCCCGGTTTATAAAAACATCGGAGGCCATACCTATGCTACTACCTACAGCGGCCCTATAGGCTCCGTTATCACTCCTCATTTTGAGGGCTTCGAAAAATTCAAACACTTAAGTTACGCCAGCTCCCTTTGTGGAGCATGCTCAACGGTTTGTCCTGTTAAGATTGACATTCATAATCTTTTACTGCTGAACAGAAAAGAAAGTGTAAAAGAAGGCTCGTCATCTAAGTACGAAAAATTTGGATACTTCTTCTGGAAAAAAGGCGTGAAAAACAGAAAGCTGATGAATTTTGCAGGCACCGGCATTAAAGATAGGATTTTTGGTGCACTATTTAAAAAGAACTGGGGAAAAAGAAGAAGTATGCCTGTTTTTCCTAAAAAATCTTTTAATCAGCTTTGGAAGAGCAAGCACTAG
- a CDS encoding T9SS type A sorting domain-containing protein — protein sequence MKKLLFFLLVLSQSVFGQIVNIPDANFKAALVADITINTNGDSEIQVAEATAFTDTIVVTWSSIADLTGIEAFTALTVLYCYGNSLTSLDVSGCTALINLQCHYNSLTSLDVSNNTVLTDLGCSSNLLTSLDVSGCTALIDLSCFYNQLTSIDVSNNTVLKELWCFDNSLNSLDVSNNTALTYLNCNNNLLTSLDVSSNTALTTLACMGNSITSLDVSNNSVLTDLYCPSNSLTGLDVRNGNNVNMLPFGGSFYATGNPNLTCISVDDTEWANANWSSQKDSTAIFSSDCTVGIEDNEPNQPTITTNNNTVTIAGNGTASIYNLLGQEVAKTNLPAIISINEGGVYLVRVQSEGRVVTRKVLLSD from the coding sequence ATGAAGAAACTCTTGTTCTTCCTTCTGGTATTGAGCCAATCTGTTTTTGGGCAGATAGTAAATATCCCTGATGCCAATTTTAAGGCCGCTCTGGTTGCGGATATCACTATCAACACAAATGGAGATAGTGAAATACAGGTTGCAGAGGCAACGGCTTTTACAGATACTATTGTTGTTACATGGTCGAGTATTGCCGATTTAACAGGTATCGAAGCCTTTACAGCGCTTACAGTTTTATATTGCTACGGCAATTCCTTAACCAGCCTTGATGTTTCCGGTTGTACAGCGCTGATAAATTTGCAGTGTCATTACAATTCTTTAACCAGCCTCGATGTTTCAAACAATACAGTACTTACAGATTTAGGTTGTTCTTCCAATTTATTAACCAGCCTTGATGTTTCCGGTTGTACAGCACTTATAGATTTAAGTTGTTTCTACAATCAATTAACCAGCATCGATGTTTCAAATAATACAGTACTTAAAGAATTATGGTGTTTCGACAATTCATTAAACAGCCTTGATGTTTCCAACAACACAGCGCTTACATATTTAAATTGTAACAATAATTTATTAACCAGCCTTGATGTTTCCAGTAATACAGCACTGACAACTTTAGCTTGTATGGGTAATTCAATAACCAGCCTCGATGTTTCAAATAATTCAGTACTTACAGATTTATATTGTCCTTCTAATTCATTAACCGGCCTTGATGTCAGAAATGGGAATAATGTTAATATGCTCCCTTTTGGGGGTAGTTTTTACGCCACAGGTAATCCTAACTTAACCTGTATATCAGTAGATGATACTGAATGGGCAAATGCTAATTGGTCTTCGCAGAAAGATTCTACTGCAATTTTTAGTAGTGATTGTACTGTTGGCATTGAAGACAACGAACCAAACCAACCCACAATAACCACCAATAACAACACCGTAACCATAGCAGGCAATGGCACGGCAAGTATTTACAACCTTCTGGGGCAGGAAGTAGCAAAAACCAATCTGCCTGCTATCATAAGCATAAATGAAGGCGGGGTTTATCTGGTAAGGGTACAATCTGAAGGCAGGGTGGTTACTAGGAAGGTACTTCTGAGTGATTAG